The genome window CACCAGCCAGACGGTGGAGTTGCCTCCACGCCCCAATTCACGCCGGACCTCCCAACCGGGCACCTGAGGCCACGGCGTCGACGATTCCATCGGGTCTCCTTCCGGCCAGCACGCGTCATCCTGCGTCATCCATCCTGCCGGTCCCCCGTCACCTCTGCAGGGGTTATCCACAGCCTGCGGGGGCAGGGCTACAGTGGAGGCATGCCCGCGACGACCATGCCTCCGTTCCGCGTCCTGGGACTCTCCCCGGACACCGTCGACTACCTCACGGCGTGGAACCTCCAGCAGCAGCTGCACGCAGAGGTGGTCGCAGGATCCTCGAGTGGCTCCGTCCTGTTCCTGGAGCACACCGCCGTCTACACCGCCGGCAAGCGCACCGAGCCCCAGGATCTCCCGGACGACGGCTCACCCGTGGTGAACGTGGACCGCGGCGGCAAGCTGACCTGGCACGGCCCGGGGCAGCTGGTCTGCTATCCGGTGGTGCGACTGGCAGACCCGGCCGCGGTCAAGGACTATGTCTGGTTCCTCGAGGAGGCCATCATCCGCACCCTGGCCGACCACGGCCTGACGGGTGAGAGGGTCGACGGCCGCTCCGGCGTGTGGATCGTCGGCGATTCCGACGGGGGCGGCCGGCCCCGGCCGGACCGCAAGGTGGCCGCCGTCGGACTACGGGTCAACCATGGCGTCTCCATGCACGGGTTCGCACTGAACTGCAGCAACTCCCTGGAGCCCTACGAGCACATCATCGCCTGCGGCATCTCCGATGCCGGCTCCACCACCATCTCGGCCGAGACCGGCCGGACCATCACCCCGGCAGACGTGCTGGCAACGGTCCAGGAGCACTTCGCCGCACTGGCACCGGGACACATCGCCCCCGTGCCCCAGGGCCTGCCGGCCGGAACCGCGGACGGCAACGCAACGACGAGAACCCTTGTGGAAGGAACACCTCAGTGAGCGCATCCCCCGACGGCCGCCGACTCCTGCGCGTGGAAGCACGCAACGCCGAGGTCCCCGTGGAACGCAAGCCGGACTGGATCAAGGCGAAGGTCGAGATCGGTCCCGAGTACATCGACCTCAAGAACAAGGTGAAGTCCTCCGGACTGCACACCGTGTGCGAGGAGGCCGGGTGCCCCAACATCTTCGAATGCTGGGAGGACCGTGAGGCGACGTTCCTGATCGGCGGCGACACCTGCACGCGCCGCTGCGGCTTCTGCGACATCGCCACCGGCAAGCCCGAACCCCTGGACCTGGACGAGCCGCGCCGCGTGGCCGAGAACATCCGCGAGATGAACCTGCGCTACACCACCGTCACGGGGGTGGCGCGGGACGACCAGAAGGACGGTGCCGCCTGGCTGTACGCGGAGACCATTCGCAAGGTCCACGAGCTGAACCCGAACACCGGCATCGAGATCCTGCCCCCGGACTTCGGGGCCGACCCGGATCTCGTCCAGGTGGTCTTCGACGCCCGACCAGAGGTCTTCGCCCACAACCTCGAGACCGTGCCGCGGATCTTCAAGGCCATCCGCCCGGCCTTCACCTATGAGAAGTCCCTGCGCGTACTGTCCATGGCCAAGGCCGATGGCCTTCTCACCAAGTCCAACCTGATCCTGGGCATGGGCGAGGAGGACCAGGAGATCGATCAGGCCCTCATGGACCTGCACGAGGCCGGCTGCGACATCATCACGGTCACCCAGTACGTCCGCCCCTCGAAGCTGCACCATCCGATCGACAGGTGGGTCAAGCCCGAGGAGTTCGTGCACTGGTCCGAACGCGCCGAGGAGATCGGTTTCGCCGGCGTCATGGCCGGCCCCCTGGTCCGCTCGTCCTACCGCGCCGGCCGCCTGTACGCCACGGCCATGCGCAAGCTGGGCCGTGAGATGCCGTCGAACCTGTCCCACATCGAGGAGTCGGGTTCGACGCGCCAAGAGGCAGCATCGCTGCTCGCGGGCCGGTAGACTGGGGCCACTATGGCCAAGAGCACTGATTCCGCAGCTTCCTCCTCCCAGTCGACCCGCGAAAGCCTGAGGGCGGTCAAGGCCGCCCAGAAGGAACGTCGCCAACAGGAGAAGATCCGGGCCAAGGGGAACAAGGCCGAGACCAAGGCACGCAAGAAGGCCACGAAGAAGCCGGGCGTCTTCAAGCAGCTCGGTGAGGTCTTCTCCATGACCCGGGCACACGACCCCAAGGTCGTGCTGTGGATGGCACTGGCCTTCGTCGGCGCCCTGGTCGTCGGCCTCGTCGTCGGCCTGCTGCTGAACAACTGGATCACCTGGCTGCTCATCGCCATCCCGTTCGGCCTGCTGGCCGCCGTGATCATCATGAACCGGATGGCTGAGCGTGCCGCCTTCGCCCGGATCGACGGGCGCCCCGGAGCAGCCGGCGCAGCCCTGTCGACCCTGCGCCGCGGCTGGATCGTCCCGGAGCAGCCGGTGGCCGTCAGCCCGAAGACCCAGGACGCGGTCTTCCGTGCCGTGGGCCGCCCCGGCGTCGTCCTCATCACCGAGGGGCCGACCACCCGCGTCCGCCCCCTGGTGGAGAAGGAACGCAAGAACATGCAGCGCTTCCTGCCGAACGTCCCGATCCAGGTGCTCGCGACCGGACACGGCGCGGACCAGGTGGAGCTGCACGACCTCTCGAAGACCCTCAAGCGGATGAAGAAGACGCTGACCAAGCAGGAGGTCCAGGCTGTCGACAAGCGGCTGAACTCCCTGGGCTCCACCAAGATGCCGATCCCGAAGGGGATCGATCCCTACCGCGCCCGCCCGGACCGCAAGGCCATGCGGGGCCGGTAGCCGGCGTTCGCCGCTGAGGGGTCTGCGGGGGCAAGAGGACTACATCCGGATCTCCACGGTGCCGGCCAGCCGATCGTGGAGTCCGCGTCCGTCCGGGTCGGTCAGGGCCGGCGGCACCACCAGGCACAGCAGCACGGTGCGCAGGACCACTCGCAACGGCTTGGCCATGGCGCCGCCCAGGCGGACCACCTGGATCCGGGCCACGCGCTTGCCGATCGTGGTCCCGAACAGACTCAGCAAGAGCACGTGCATCAGGGCGAAGAACCCGAGCGTCACCAGCGGATTCCCCTCAAACCACACGGCGGAGATGATCATGGCGATGAACCAGTCGATGAGGAGGGCCAGGATGCGCCGGCCCCATCCGGCCATCGACGTGGGGCCGTCCTGGGCCAGGCCCAGCCGCTCACCGGGCCAGCGGCCCCGGGCGTTCGGGCGTGCTGTGCCGCCCACCCAGCCGGCCATGTCCCGCCGGGTCACCAGGGGTTCGTCAGGATGCCGTCCGGAGTCGCGTCGCCGGGAACCGGCCACAGGATCGTCGCCGGAGGAAGGGGGTGTCTGGGGGGTTCGTGCCACGGCTCCACTCTACCGATCCGTGAACTCTTCGGCGTTCCGGCGGACCCGCCAGGAGCCCCACCAGGATCCCTGCCGTCCGGGCTCTCCGGAGAGGCGAGGGCGGACTCCGCGTTACACGCCGGAAACACATCCGACACGATCGGGTCACGGCATCCCGATAAGGTGGGGGCACTAGCCGAACCCCGAGGAGCACACCAGATGTTCAGCACCGCCCAGGAAGTCCTGCAGTTCATCCAAGACGAGGACGTCGTCTTCGTGGACGTCCGTTTCACCGACCTGCCAGGCGTCCAGCAGCACTTCAACCTCCCCTCGAAGGCGGTGGACGAGGACTTCTTCGTGAACGGCCAGCTGTTTGACGGCTCCTCGATCCGCGGCTTCCAGGGCATCGCCGAATCGGACATGCAGTTGATCCCGGACGTGGCCACTGCGTACCTCGATCCCTTCCGCGTGGAGAAGACGCTCGTGATGAGCTTCTCGATCGTCAATCCGCGGACCGGAGAGCCATACCACCGCGATCCTCGCGGCGTCGCCCAGAAGGCTGAGGAGTACCTGGCCTCCACCGGTATCGCGGACACCGCGAACTTCGCCTCCGAGGCCGAGTTCTTCATCTTCGAGGACGTCCGCTACCAGTCCACGCCGAACCACAGCTTCTATTCCGTCGATTCGGACGAGGCCTGGTGGAACTCCGGCCGCCAGGAGGAGGGGGGCAACCTCGGCCACAAGACCCCGGTCAAGGGCGGCTACTTCCCCGTCTCCCCCGTGGACAAGCAGGCGGACCTGCGGGACGCGATCTGTGTGGCCCTGGACGAGGTCGGCCTCGAGGTCGAACGCTCCCACCACGAGGTCGGCGCCGCCGGCCAGGCTGAGATCAACTACAAGTTCAACACGCTGACTCACGCCGCCGATGACCTGATGAAGTTCAAGTACGTGGTGAAGAACACCGCGGACGCCTTCGGCAAGACCGCCACCTTCATGCCGAAGCCGGTCTTCGGTGACAACGGCTCCGGCATGCACTGCCACCAGTCGCTGTGGAACGCCGGCGAACCGCTGTTCTACGACGAGAAGGGCTACGCCAACCTCTCGGACACCGCCCGCTGGTACATCGGCGGACTGCTCAAGCACGCCTCGGCGATCCTGGCCTTCACCAACCCCACGGTGAACTCCTACCGCCGCCTGGTGAAGGGCTTCGAGGCTCCGATCAACATGGTGTACTCGCAGGGCAACCGCTCCGCGGCCATCCGCATCCCGATCACCGGCTCCAACCCCAAGGCCAAGCGCCTGGAGTTCCGCGCTCCGGACCCGTCCGGCAACCCCTACCTGGCCTTCGCCGCGCAGCTGATGGCCGGCCTGGACGGCATCCGCAATCGGATCGAGCCGGCCGAGCCGATCGACAAGGACCTCTACGAGCTGCCCCCCGAGGAGGCCGCCACCATCCAGAAGGCCCCCGCGTCCCTGGAAGAGGCCCTGCGCGCGCTCGAGGAGGACCACGAGTTCCTGCTGGCCGGTGATGTCTTCACCGAGGACCTCATCCAGGCCTGGGTCGAGTACAAGCGCGAGAACGAGATCCTCCCGCTGTCCATCCGCCCGAACCCTTACGAGTTCGAGCTGTACTACGGCGTGTGACCGGTCCCGGCCCTCAGGCCGGAGACCACGCGACTGACTGACATCATTCGACGACGGCGGCGCCTTCGGTGACCTTGTACGGTCACCGAAGGCGCCGCCGTCGTCGGTACCGGTCTGTGCCGGCCGGTGGGAATAGAACCGCACCCCACACGGCTGTGCCTTGGAGGAAGAACCCCCGTGAAAGGTGCCCTGTGAGCTATCCGCTGTCCATCCTTGACCTGTCCACCGTCCTCCCCGGGCAGCCCGTCGCAGAGGCCGTGGCCGCCAGCGTCGAGTTGGCGCAGAAGGCCGAGGAACAGGGCTTCCACCGGATCTGGTTCGCCGAGCACCACAACTTCCCCTCCATCGCGTCCT of Citricoccus sp. K5 contains these proteins:
- the lipB gene encoding lipoyl(octanoyl) transferase LipB — translated: MPATTMPPFRVLGLSPDTVDYLTAWNLQQQLHAEVVAGSSSGSVLFLEHTAVYTAGKRTEPQDLPDDGSPVVNVDRGGKLTWHGPGQLVCYPVVRLADPAAVKDYVWFLEEAIIRTLADHGLTGERVDGRSGVWIVGDSDGGGRPRPDRKVAAVGLRVNHGVSMHGFALNCSNSLEPYEHIIACGISDAGSTTISAETGRTITPADVLATVQEHFAALAPGHIAPVPQGLPAGTADGNATTRTLVEGTPQ
- the lipA gene encoding lipoyl synthase → MSASPDGRRLLRVEARNAEVPVERKPDWIKAKVEIGPEYIDLKNKVKSSGLHTVCEEAGCPNIFECWEDREATFLIGGDTCTRRCGFCDIATGKPEPLDLDEPRRVAENIREMNLRYTTVTGVARDDQKDGAAWLYAETIRKVHELNPNTGIEILPPDFGADPDLVQVVFDARPEVFAHNLETVPRIFKAIRPAFTYEKSLRVLSMAKADGLLTKSNLILGMGEEDQEIDQALMDLHEAGCDIITVTQYVRPSKLHHPIDRWVKPEEFVHWSERAEEIGFAGVMAGPLVRSSYRAGRLYATAMRKLGREMPSNLSHIEESGSTRQEAASLLAGR
- a CDS encoding DUF4191 domain-containing protein produces the protein MAKSTDSAASSSQSTRESLRAVKAAQKERRQQEKIRAKGNKAETKARKKATKKPGVFKQLGEVFSMTRAHDPKVVLWMALAFVGALVVGLVVGLLLNNWITWLLIAIPFGLLAAVIIMNRMAERAAFARIDGRPGAAGAALSTLRRGWIVPEQPVAVSPKTQDAVFRAVGRPGVVLITEGPTTRVRPLVEKERKNMQRFLPNVPIQVLATGHGADQVELHDLSKTLKRMKKTLTKQEVQAVDKRLNSLGSTKMPIPKGIDPYRARPDRKAMRGR
- a CDS encoding RDD family protein, giving the protein MARTPQTPPSSGDDPVAGSRRRDSGRHPDEPLVTRRDMAGWVGGTARPNARGRWPGERLGLAQDGPTSMAGWGRRILALLIDWFIAMIISAVWFEGNPLVTLGFFALMHVLLLSLFGTTIGKRVARIQVVRLGGAMAKPLRVVLRTVLLCLVVPPALTDPDGRGLHDRLAGTVEIRM
- the glnA gene encoding type I glutamate--ammonia ligase produces the protein MFSTAQEVLQFIQDEDVVFVDVRFTDLPGVQQHFNLPSKAVDEDFFVNGQLFDGSSIRGFQGIAESDMQLIPDVATAYLDPFRVEKTLVMSFSIVNPRTGEPYHRDPRGVAQKAEEYLASTGIADTANFASEAEFFIFEDVRYQSTPNHSFYSVDSDEAWWNSGRQEEGGNLGHKTPVKGGYFPVSPVDKQADLRDAICVALDEVGLEVERSHHEVGAAGQAEINYKFNTLTHAADDLMKFKYVVKNTADAFGKTATFMPKPVFGDNGSGMHCHQSLWNAGEPLFYDEKGYANLSDTARWYIGGLLKHASAILAFTNPTVNSYRRLVKGFEAPINMVYSQGNRSAAIRIPITGSNPKAKRLEFRAPDPSGNPYLAFAAQLMAGLDGIRNRIEPAEPIDKDLYELPPEEAATIQKAPASLEEALRALEEDHEFLLAGDVFTEDLIQAWVEYKRENEILPLSIRPNPYEFELYYGV